A DNA window from Azotosporobacter soli contains the following coding sequences:
- a CDS encoding sigma-54-dependent Fis family transcriptional regulator has product MIRERRSKEKLEIYYRKFMEDGVLDPNVHPWIAQSWQQSRRLGVKADRFKVNVRLSRDELERRRRQHQPAMTYLEGMYHETREHFNVYNLSMLLLDAESYVLKNYAMPFFQRTPGELEGARLAEQDIGTSSISIASERKVPFLVFGAEMWQEEGHNGDACSVPIMLDGELKYIVTIVSVEQESLPYSAVVALLVSIKYGMESHLAVQEQLKARHAILDAVPFAVYHVEPNGEVVYTNKLGQSRLAGIDAMGSDERPPNLSDVVLNYRHTPIYKGFKGIPSYNKEVTWITPKKTYEDITTVVPMETDKGVASVVAVSLPIEDLRTLVAHAVGYKARYSLSSMVGQASVFLTMKEKAARVAKNNNHVLLQGEAGTGKQRLAHAIHQASGRAAGPLISMKCGDMLPEVLEDELFGIADDGYEGRPGKLELANGGTLFLDEVEKLPSHVAQRLAGALRSKELSRVGETVRRHFDIRIIAACDLDLKRLTEKGAFEGALHELISRSTIRIPPLRSRRDDIPLLAEHIIGELAEQHSLPEKRLQPEAAELLMSYDWPGNIKQLQGVVEQAFFSTNGNVIATNDISLLGDTGIGNEWKEDKEIFIDVWKAAGGNISRLANMLDVSRVTLYRYLKKFGLDKQN; this is encoded by the coding sequence ATGATTCGAGAACGGCGGAGTAAAGAAAAACTGGAAATTTATTATCGGAAATTCATGGAGGACGGAGTGTTGGACCCGAATGTCCACCCCTGGATCGCTCAGTCCTGGCAACAAAGCCGACGCCTGGGCGTCAAGGCGGATCGCTTCAAGGTCAACGTCCGTTTGAGCCGCGATGAACTGGAGCGCAGACGACGGCAGCATCAGCCGGCGATGACCTATCTGGAAGGCATGTACCACGAGACGCGGGAGCATTTCAATGTATATAATTTGAGCATGCTCTTATTGGATGCCGAGAGTTATGTGCTGAAAAACTATGCGATGCCGTTTTTTCAGCGCACGCCGGGCGAATTGGAAGGCGCGCGTCTGGCGGAACAGGATATCGGGACGTCAAGCATCAGCATTGCGAGTGAACGCAAGGTGCCTTTTCTCGTCTTCGGTGCTGAAATGTGGCAGGAAGAAGGTCATAACGGAGACGCCTGCTCGGTTCCGATCATGCTCGATGGCGAACTGAAATATATCGTGACGATCGTATCGGTAGAACAGGAAAGCCTGCCTTACAGCGCGGTCGTGGCGCTGCTGGTCAGCATCAAGTACGGTATGGAAAGTCATCTGGCGGTGCAGGAACAGTTGAAAGCGCGTCACGCGATCCTCGATGCCGTGCCGTTTGCCGTCTACCATGTCGAACCGAACGGTGAAGTCGTATATACGAATAAATTAGGGCAAAGCCGCCTCGCCGGCATTGACGCGATGGGCAGTGATGAACGGCCGCCCAACCTCAGCGACGTAGTGCTGAATTATCGCCATACGCCGATTTATAAAGGTTTCAAAGGCATTCCTTCTTATAATAAAGAAGTGACTTGGATTACGCCGAAAAAGACGTACGAGGATATCACGACCGTGGTGCCGATGGAGACGGACAAAGGCGTCGCCAGCGTTGTCGCGGTATCGCTGCCGATTGAAGATCTAAGGACGCTGGTCGCGCATGCGGTCGGCTACAAGGCGCGCTACAGCCTCTCCAGCATGGTCGGGCAGGCCTCGGTCTTCCTTACGATGAAGGAAAAAGCAGCGCGTGTCGCCAAGAACAACAATCACGTCCTGCTGCAGGGCGAAGCCGGTACGGGCAAGCAGCGTCTGGCGCATGCCATTCATCAGGCCAGCGGACGTGCGGCAGGGCCGCTTATTTCGATGAAATGCGGCGATATGCTGCCGGAAGTGCTCGAAGACGAATTGTTCGGCATCGCTGACGACGGCTATGAAGGGCGTCCGGGCAAACTCGAACTGGCCAATGGCGGCACACTGTTCTTGGATGAAGTGGAGAAGCTGCCGTCGCATGTCGCACAGCGTCTGGCCGGAGCTTTGCGCAGCAAGGAATTGAGCCGTGTCGGCGAAACGGTGCGCCGTCATTTTGACATCCGCATCATCGCGGCCTGCGATCTGGACTTAAAGCGTCTGACGGAAAAAGGCGCGTTCGAAGGCGCGCTGCATGAACTGATCTCGCGCAGCACGATCCGGATTCCGCCGCTGCGTTCGCGGCGCGACGATATTCCGCTGCTGGCGGAACATATCATCGGGGAACTGGCCGAACAGCACAGCCTGCCGGAAAAACGCCTGCAGCCCGAAGCGGCCGAACTGCTGATGTCCTATGACTGGCCGGGCAATATCAAGCAATTGCAGGGCGTCGTTGAACAGGCATTCTTCAGCACCAACGGCAATGTCATTGCCACGAACGATATAAGTTTACTGGGAGATACCGGTATCGGCAACGAATGGAAAGAAGACAAAGAAATCTTCATCGATGTCTGGAAAGCGGCCGGCGGCAACATCAGCCGTCTGGCCAATATGCTCGACGTCAGCCGGGTTACGCTCTACCGTTATCTGAAAAAATTCGGTTTGGATAAGCAGAATTAA
- a CDS encoding heme NO-binding domain-containing protein: MKGTVVGTWVNTTRSLWGETVATQAMLQVGWPEGHIFAPTEDVADSKVEQFIAALSRALGKTGAEIWQQIGRDNIGTFFKVYPAFFQQENLYSFLRSMYDVHVQVVKRIPGANPPELLLEAVSEHEAVLSYRSKRAMFDYMHGLLAGAAEHFKEKISTTVLESGSDFIKVKITFPAQITHTKRYALNRFLTFGGKTGLGVKAGVLVTLGSLLLDGMLLVLGVSVPLWSAPLSGLLAWGGVSLLLRPLTAVNEELQRLQERQYFVDVKLSSGDELEEIMQGLAAYKKRLKREFVGFKGITDEMNRYADGFNALAANMSTTSDEISRVMYDVADAATSQAQETTDAVGILSGNLETLKTVLVEQNRNKQRLEDAVAEISRGFGEVESSSAKLEHSLAQFSTVRESADALQNQAEKISEITGMVAAIAGQTNLLALNAAIEAARAGEQGRGFAVVAEEVRKLAEQSHGHSESITSDLKILTDIIGQVVGMIEEEYGVLEAESRQMGEVVRNNSRHVENVHLVSENIVDMIDKLEREMSGLGQVYGKIESLAAISEENSASSEEVSAAVQDYNKKLHDMMGKIGEFKVVIQHFSEDINQYRT, encoded by the coding sequence GTGAAAGGTACTGTAGTAGGAACTTGGGTCAATACGACGCGCTCATTATGGGGAGAAACGGTCGCAACGCAGGCGATGCTCCAGGTTGGTTGGCCGGAAGGACATATCTTTGCGCCGACCGAAGACGTGGCGGACAGCAAGGTGGAGCAATTCATCGCCGCGCTGTCGCGTGCGCTCGGGAAAACAGGCGCTGAAATCTGGCAGCAGATCGGCCGTGATAATATCGGGACTTTTTTCAAGGTCTATCCGGCTTTTTTTCAGCAGGAAAATTTATATTCCTTCCTGCGTTCGATGTATGACGTCCATGTGCAGGTGGTCAAACGGATTCCGGGCGCAAACCCGCCGGAACTCTTGCTTGAGGCGGTGTCGGAACACGAAGCGGTCTTGTCGTACCGCTCGAAACGGGCGATGTTTGATTACATGCATGGCCTGCTTGCCGGAGCGGCGGAGCATTTCAAGGAAAAGATCAGCACGACGGTGCTCGAATCCGGCAGCGACTTCATCAAGGTCAAGATCACGTTTCCGGCGCAGATCACGCACACCAAACGCTATGCGCTCAACCGTTTCCTGACGTTCGGCGGCAAGACCGGCTTAGGTGTGAAGGCGGGCGTGCTGGTCACGCTGGGCAGTTTGCTGCTCGACGGCATGCTGCTCGTACTCGGCGTAAGCGTGCCGCTTTGGAGCGCGCCGCTTAGCGGCCTCTTGGCCTGGGGCGGCGTGAGCCTGCTTTTGCGTCCGCTAACGGCGGTCAATGAAGAACTGCAACGCTTGCAGGAACGGCAGTATTTCGTCGACGTCAAATTGTCGAGCGGCGATGAACTGGAAGAGATCATGCAAGGCCTTGCGGCGTACAAGAAGCGTTTGAAGCGTGAGTTTGTCGGCTTTAAAGGGATTACGGACGAAATGAACCGTTATGCGGACGGTTTTAACGCGCTGGCGGCCAACATGAGCACGACATCGGATGAAATCAGCCGCGTGATGTATGACGTGGCCGATGCCGCCACCAGTCAGGCGCAGGAAACGACCGATGCGGTCGGGATCCTAAGCGGCAATCTGGAAACGCTGAAGACGGTGCTGGTCGAGCAAAATCGCAATAAGCAGCGCCTGGAAGACGCGGTGGCTGAAATCAGCCGCGGTTTCGGCGAGGTCGAATCGTCAAGCGCGAAACTCGAGCATAGTCTGGCGCAGTTTTCCACGGTGCGTGAGTCGGCCGATGCGCTGCAGAATCAGGCGGAGAAAATCAGTGAGATCACCGGCATGGTGGCGGCGATTGCCGGACAGACGAATCTACTGGCGCTCAACGCCGCGATTGAAGCGGCGCGAGCCGGCGAACAGGGCCGCGGCTTCGCGGTCGTCGCCGAAGAAGTACGCAAACTGGCCGAGCAGTCGCACGGCCATTCGGAAAGCATCACGTCTGACCTCAAAATCCTGACCGACATCATCGGTCAGGTCGTCGGCATGATCGAAGAGGAATACGGCGTGTTGGAGGCGGAAAGCCGCCAGATGGGCGAAGTCGTCCGCAACAACAGCCGTCATGTGGAAAATGTGCACTTGGTTTCGGAGAACATCGTCGATATGATCGACAAACTGGAGCGCGAAATGAGCGGCCTTGGGCAGGTTTACGGCAAGATCGAATCGCTGGCGGCGATCTCGGAAGAGAATTCCGCTTCGAGCGAAGAAGTCAGCGCCGCCGTTCAGGACTACAACAAGAAGCTGCATGACATGATGGGCAAGATCGGCGAATTCAAAGTCGTCATCCAGCATTTCAGCGAAGATATCAACCAGTATCGGACTTGA
- a CDS encoding nitrite reductase: protein MDISKIPFLNKRIKFPVAPHIPGGITTPEQLRQIAAIAASRSCRIKISGNTLTLLDLPAADGAAVLEELGCQGESFINSAVRGVNFCPGKGDCPRGMQNSSELGLELDRIFFAQETPGKVRIAVSGCPNCCAECFVRDIGLFGTASGYTLLVGGSSGRQARIATEVRRSIDGAAVPALIEAILAYYRQHGKAKERLGAMLDRTGWAAFQTYLDQASGNAEERRAQAAE, encoded by the coding sequence TTGGATATCAGTAAGATCCCTTTCCTGAACAAGCGCATCAAATTTCCGGTCGCCCCTCATATTCCCGGCGGCATCACAACGCCCGAACAACTGCGGCAGATCGCCGCTATCGCAGCCTCACGCTCCTGTCGCATCAAGATCAGCGGCAATACGCTGACGCTGCTGGATCTTCCGGCCGCCGACGGCGCCGCGGTCTTAGAAGAACTCGGCTGCCAGGGAGAATCGTTCATCAATTCCGCCGTACGCGGCGTCAATTTTTGTCCCGGCAAAGGCGACTGCCCGCGCGGCATGCAAAACAGCAGTGAACTGGGACTCGAACTGGACCGGATCTTTTTCGCACAGGAAACACCGGGCAAAGTTCGCATCGCCGTCAGCGGCTGCCCCAATTGCTGCGCGGAATGCTTCGTGCGCGACATCGGCCTTTTCGGTACTGCCTCAGGCTATACGCTGCTTGTCGGCGGCAGCTCCGGCCGCCAGGCCCGCATCGCCACCGAGGTCCGGCGCTCCATTGACGGCGCAGCCGTTCCTGCGCTGATCGAGGCGATCCTCGCGTATTACCGACAGCACGGTAAGGCCAAAGAACGTCTTGGCGCCATGCTCGACCGAACCGGCTGGGCCGCCTTTCAAACTTATCTCGACCAAGCATCCGGCAACGCCGAAGAAAGAAGAGCGCAAGCGGCAGAATGA
- a CDS encoding (2Fe-2S)-binding protein — translation MDEEVNPAILDKLTKVCLCKGISRASMKKAISGGATTLEAVQKATGAGSGSCCGRRCGPKIEELLQQR, via the coding sequence ATGGACGAAGAGGTCAATCCCGCGATTCTTGATAAATTGACAAAGGTCTGCCTTTGTAAAGGCATTAGCCGCGCCAGCATGAAGAAAGCGATCAGCGGTGGCGCGACTACGCTTGAAGCGGTGCAAAAAGCGACCGGCGCCGGTTCCGGTTCTTGCTGCGGACGTCGCTGCGGGCCTAAAATCGAAGAGCTGCTGCAACAACGATAA
- a CDS encoding YaiI/YqxD family protein gives MKIIVDADACPKGALAQCFRLGERYGIELYTVANYHHQIESPRHIVVDGDSQAADMKIANLSAAGDLVVTQDWGLAALILGKGAQCLHPNGRRYQTETIGFLLEEREAKARLRRSGGRTKGPKKREPQADERFGRVLEEMILEGVQANKETSE, from the coding sequence GTGAAGATTATCGTGGATGCCGATGCCTGCCCGAAAGGGGCGCTTGCGCAGTGTTTCCGACTGGGAGAGCGTTACGGAATCGAGCTGTACACCGTAGCGAATTATCATCACCAGATCGAGTCGCCGCGTCACATCGTCGTCGATGGCGACTCACAGGCGGCCGACATGAAGATCGCCAATCTCAGTGCGGCAGGTGATCTCGTCGTGACGCAGGACTGGGGGTTGGCGGCGCTGATCCTCGGCAAAGGCGCGCAATGCCTGCATCCGAACGGACGGCGCTATCAAACGGAAACGATCGGCTTCCTGCTCGAAGAGCGCGAGGCGAAAGCGCGCTTACGTCGCAGCGGCGGAAGAACGAAAGGGCCGAAAAAACGCGAGCCGCAGGCCGATGAACGCTTTGGCCGTGTACTCGAAGAGATGATTCTCGAAGGGGTGCAAGCGAATAAAGAAACGAGCGAATGA
- a CDS encoding metallophosphoesterase, with the protein MGTINVMSIVFFCLIGAINIRLLYFLGDKRISSRTAWYYGVATLTAAFLLQPIWLAQPRIITSVFDEILPPLVCAAVVWLSGQLFLLPIFTALCLLASATKKCGTEVAVNSLRISRRAFLQGSVLGAPLLAFGMGGKAVYEAMREMTLQQLTVAFPDLPVTLDGFVIAQISDAHLGPYFSLARLDETLALVAQAKPDMLVITGDLIGDMALLRQGVKKISDLAAGLKQKVYFCWGNHEYYHRIDEVRAELEEAGIVILENESCHIKVGEGELYLAGVDYPRGHKKEVEEKRLPFLEAALAEIPENTFHVLLAHHPDFLKEAFVKRVPLTLAGHTHGGQVKLFGRYLINFGYRYLAGLYQEGRSYGYVHTGTGQWLPLRVNCPPQVSLITLRKEG; encoded by the coding sequence GTGGGGACGATTAATGTTATGTCGATAGTGTTTTTTTGCCTGATTGGTGCAATCAATATACGGTTGCTATATTTTTTGGGCGACAAAAGAATATCCAGCCGCACGGCATGGTATTACGGCGTAGCGACGTTGACGGCTGCTTTTTTATTGCAGCCGATTTGGCTGGCGCAGCCCCGTATAATTACTTCTGTGTTTGATGAAATTCTGCCGCCACTGGTGTGCGCTGCTGTTGTCTGGCTTAGTGGGCAACTGTTTTTGCTGCCGATTTTTACGGCGCTATGTCTTTTGGCCAGCGCGACAAAAAAATGCGGGACAGAGGTTGCGGTAAATTCGCTGCGCATTAGTCGGCGCGCTTTTTTGCAAGGTTCGGTTTTGGGCGCGCCGTTGCTGGCGTTTGGCATGGGCGGAAAAGCTGTTTATGAGGCGATGCGAGAGATGACATTGCAACAACTGACAGTAGCCTTTCCAGATTTGCCGGTTACCTTGGATGGCTTTGTGATTGCGCAAATCAGCGATGCGCATTTGGGTCCCTATTTTTCTTTGGCGCGTTTAGATGAAACGCTGGCGCTGGTTGCGCAAGCAAAACCGGACATGTTGGTGATTACCGGCGACTTGATTGGCGATATGGCGCTTTTGCGACAAGGCGTGAAAAAAATAAGCGATTTGGCAGCTGGGCTGAAGCAGAAGGTATATTTTTGCTGGGGCAATCATGAATATTATCATCGCATTGATGAAGTGCGAGCCGAACTCGAGGAAGCAGGGATCGTAATACTGGAAAACGAAAGCTGCCATATTAAGGTGGGAGAAGGAGAACTTTATCTGGCCGGCGTCGACTATCCTCGGGGACACAAAAAAGAGGTCGAAGAAAAACGGTTGCCGTTCCTTGAAGCAGCGCTTGCCGAGATTCCGGAGAATACTTTTCATGTCTTGCTCGCACACCATCCGGATTTTTTGAAAGAAGCATTCGTTAAGCGGGTGCCTTTGACGCTTGCCGGACATACGCACGGCGGACAGGTGAAGCTGTTCGGTCGTTACCTGATCAATTTCGGCTACCGTTATTTGGCGGGTCTCTACCAGGAAGGCCGCTCTTACGGCTATGTTCATACCGGCACCGGACAATGGCTGCCGCTGCGCGTGAATTGTCCGCCGCAGGTCAGTCTGATCACGTTGAGGAAAGAGGGATGA
- a CDS encoding iron-containing alcohol dehydrogenase, which produces MKNFTFSLPTVVHFGEGQVQTLPQTIRLHGSRVLLVYGGGSIKRSGLYATITGLLQENGIFFQELPGVQPNPRVTSVRAGVALCREHQLDFVLAVGGGSIIDCAKVIAAAVYYEGDPWDFCLRKAQISDALPLGSVLTLAATGSEMNSGAVISNEETDEKLPVMHKAMLPKFAILDPAQTFSVPASQTAAGTADIMSHVLEQYFGPVNDAFLADRMSEAVLKTCIHYGPIAVREPDNYAARANLMWASSLGLNGLLQTGKTPGDWATHMIEHEVSAIYDITHGLGLAILTPFWMEHVLNGENMGRFAQYARNVWAISESDDLKAAKAGILATAAFFRSLGLAGSLKECGVAADRLEEMAEKAVRFGMLGALKKLDKDAVLQILTAAF; this is translated from the coding sequence ATGAAGAACTTTACTTTTTCACTGCCGACGGTCGTGCATTTCGGCGAGGGGCAAGTGCAAACGCTGCCGCAGACGATTCGATTGCACGGCAGCCGGGTGCTGCTCGTCTATGGCGGCGGCAGCATTAAACGAAGCGGTTTATATGCAACGATCACTGGGTTGCTGCAGGAGAACGGCATCTTCTTTCAGGAATTGCCGGGCGTTCAGCCGAATCCGCGTGTGACAAGTGTCCGCGCCGGCGTGGCTCTCTGCCGCGAACATCAGTTGGACTTTGTCTTGGCGGTGGGCGGCGGCAGCATCATCGACTGCGCCAAAGTCATTGCCGCGGCGGTCTATTACGAAGGCGATCCCTGGGACTTTTGCCTGCGCAAGGCGCAGATCAGCGACGCGCTGCCGCTCGGCTCGGTGCTGACGCTCGCGGCGACCGGTTCGGAAATGAACAGCGGTGCCGTAATCAGCAACGAAGAGACGGATGAAAAATTGCCGGTCATGCATAAGGCGATGTTGCCGAAATTCGCGATCCTCGATCCGGCGCAGACGTTTTCTGTTCCGGCCAGTCAGACGGCGGCGGGTACGGCGGACATCATGAGCCATGTGCTGGAACAATATTTCGGACCGGTCAACGACGCGTTCCTGGCGGACAGGATGAGCGAGGCCGTGCTGAAGACCTGCATCCATTACGGGCCGATCGCGGTGCGTGAACCTGACAATTACGCGGCCAGAGCCAATTTGATGTGGGCGAGCAGCCTTGGGTTGAACGGACTGCTGCAGACCGGCAAGACGCCGGGCGATTGGGCGACGCATATGATTGAGCATGAAGTCAGCGCGATTTATGATATTACGCATGGTCTGGGCTTGGCGATTCTCACGCCGTTTTGGATGGAGCACGTCCTGAACGGCGAGAACATGGGCCGTTTCGCGCAGTATGCGCGCAACGTCTGGGCGATCAGCGAAAGCGATGATCTAAAGGCTGCCAAGGCGGGTATCCTAGCGACGGCTGCGTTTTTCCGCAGCTTAGGTCTGGCGGGCAGTCTAAAGGAATGCGGCGTAGCGGCCGACCGATTGGAAGAAATGGCGGAGAAAGCGGTGCGCTTTGGCATGCTGGGTGCATTGAAAAAATTGGACAAGGATGCGGTGCTGCAAATTTTGACGGCAGCGTTCTAG
- the namA gene encoding NADPH dehydrogenase NamA, which translates to MLFTPYAIGTLELKNRVVMPPMCMYKADNDGKVKDWHRIHYASRAVGQVGLLIVEATAVEYRGRISNRDLGIWEDAQIAGLKELVDGVHAQGGKIALQLAHAGRKSDLPDTTPVAPSALAFNADYKLPQALTLAELPGIVAAFAQGARRAVAAGFDAIEIHAAHGYLINEFLSPLTNRREDEYGGSPENRVRLLREILQAVREVVPATLPLLLRVSAEDYDADGNHPADVAQLINLVKELGIDLVNVSSGGVVDRLPRAYAGYQIPMALVIAEETGLPVLGGGLITEPLQAEQAIKAGLSLVWLGRELLRNPYWALQAAHSLQETVTWPEAYARAKF; encoded by the coding sequence ATGCTTTTTACGCCATACGCAATCGGGACGCTTGAACTGAAAAACAGGGTCGTCATGCCGCCGATGTGCATGTATAAGGCCGACAATGACGGCAAGGTCAAGGATTGGCATCGCATCCATTATGCGAGCCGGGCGGTCGGCCAGGTCGGACTGCTTATCGTCGAGGCCACTGCGGTTGAATATCGCGGCCGTATTTCGAATCGGGATCTCGGCATTTGGGAAGATGCGCAGATCGCAGGCTTAAAAGAACTCGTCGACGGCGTGCATGCACAAGGTGGCAAGATCGCGCTTCAATTGGCGCATGCCGGACGAAAGAGCGATCTGCCGGATACGACGCCGGTCGCGCCGTCTGCGCTTGCCTTCAATGCCGATTACAAGCTGCCGCAGGCCTTGACGCTCGCCGAACTGCCCGGTATCGTCGCTGCGTTCGCGCAAGGGGCGCGGCGCGCGGTGGCGGCTGGCTTTGACGCGATCGAGATCCATGCGGCGCATGGTTATCTGATCAACGAGTTTCTTTCGCCGCTCACGAATCGGCGTGAGGACGAATACGGCGGCAGTCCGGAAAACAGAGTGCGTTTGCTGCGCGAGATCCTGCAGGCGGTGCGCGAGGTCGTGCCGGCAACGCTGCCGCTCTTGCTGCGCGTTTCGGCCGAGGATTACGATGCGGACGGTAATCATCCGGCAGATGTGGCGCAGTTGATCAATCTGGTGAAGGAGCTCGGCATCGACCTGGTCAATGTGAGTTCCGGCGGCGTCGTGGACCGACTGCCGCGCGCCTATGCGGGCTATCAGATCCCGATGGCGCTCGTGATCGCCGAGGAGACCGGTCTGCCAGTTCTGGGCGGCGGGCTGATCACAGAGCCGCTGCAGGCCGAGCAGGCGATCAAGGCGGGACTCTCGCTTGTCTGGCTGGGGCGCGAATTGTTGCGCAATCCGTATTGGGCGCTGCAGGCGGCGCATAGCCTGCAGGAAACGGTCACCTGGCCGGAAGCGTACGCGCGGGCCAAATTTTGA
- a CDS encoding SemiSWEET transporter — protein MFDVEWVGSIAGVLTTGAFFPQVVKTVRSRSTDDLSWSWALMTLAGVALWLAYGVFIGSMPLVASNTVTFSCVAVIVWVKLCNRMKK, from the coding sequence ATGTTTGATGTTGAATGGGTCGGTAGTATTGCGGGCGTTTTGACTACCGGAGCCTTTTTCCCGCAGGTCGTCAAGACGGTGCGCAGCCGTTCGACCGATGATCTTTCCTGGAGCTGGGCGCTCATGACATTGGCCGGAGTCGCTCTTTGGCTCGCCTACGGCGTATTCATCGGCAGTATGCCGTTGGTGGCGTCAAACACGGTGACCTTCAGCTGCGTCGCGGTCATCGTCTGGGTGAAGCTTTGCAATCGGATGAAGAAATGA
- a CDS encoding FlxA-like family protein has product MRIAGSGAQTQAPSAVASSTAELDSRIKFLQQQKNDVSKQMEKIQQSKADAKTKQEQLKPLQEQLQNLDAQIQAAQAEKSRQEARKNEASSKEQEPKDPKQEEDRKNAVLLELSADVKQMKTMAKIKGQTEGQGRVLRSEAALDRLHLNDVGAAKKEAKAADLENSTADLNSQIMKKGKEAQNTVKRQQEKDEAQANGETEEEKEKREREKRIDLQA; this is encoded by the coding sequence ATGCGGATAGCAGGAAGCGGAGCGCAAACGCAAGCACCGTCTGCTGTAGCAAGTTCAACGGCGGAACTGGATTCACGGATCAAATTTCTGCAACAGCAAAAAAACGATGTCAGCAAGCAGATGGAGAAAATTCAGCAGAGTAAGGCGGATGCCAAGACCAAACAAGAACAATTGAAACCGCTGCAGGAACAACTGCAAAATCTGGATGCGCAGATTCAGGCGGCGCAGGCGGAAAAATCGCGTCAGGAAGCGCGTAAGAACGAAGCGAGCTCGAAAGAGCAGGAACCGAAGGATCCGAAGCAGGAGGAAGACCGAAAAAACGCTGTTCTCCTCGAACTCAGCGCCGATGTGAAACAGATGAAAACGATGGCGAAGATCAAAGGGCAGACCGAGGGTCAAGGACGCGTGCTCAGAAGTGAAGCGGCGCTTGATCGATTACACCTTAATGACGTCGGTGCAGCGAAGAAAGAGGCCAAGGCGGCCGATTTAGAAAACAGTACGGCGGATTTGAACAGTCAGATCATGAAAAAAGGCAAAGAGGCGCAGAATACCGTCAAGCGCCAGCAAGAGAAAGACGAAGCGCAAGCGAACGGCGAGACGGAAGAGGAAAAAGAAAAACGCGAGCGCGAGAAACGAATCGATTTACAGGCATAA
- a CDS encoding pyrimidine/purine nucleoside phosphorylase, whose translation MLKVNEYFERQVISIGFADQVGPATVGVMVPGAYTFNTSQLETMLVVSGSLEVKLPGETSFQTYAAGSSFKVPAGAAFDVKATEPTSYLCRYE comes from the coding sequence ATGTTAAAAGTAAATGAGTATTTCGAGCGGCAGGTAATTTCAATCGGCTTCGCCGATCAGGTCGGTCCCGCCACGGTCGGTGTGATGGTTCCGGGTGCGTATACGTTCAACACTTCGCAACTCGAGACGATGCTGGTCGTCAGCGGCAGCCTCGAAGTGAAACTGCCGGGCGAAACTTCGTTCCAGACGTATGCTGCCGGCTCTTCGTTCAAGGTGCCGGCGGGGGCGGCCTTTGACGTGAAAGCGACAGAACCGACCTCCTACCTTTGCCGCTACGAATAA